One genomic window of Augochlora pura isolate Apur16 chromosome 5, APUR_v2.2.1, whole genome shotgun sequence includes the following:
- the LOC144469829 gene encoding trypsin-1: MWLVLLLVTFVAANPLTPRIIGGTSTSIEKYPYQVSIHFNGKFICGGSIISSDWVLTAAHCVYGRAPSAFQIRTKSTYNNQDGTVITGIRKIIPHELYDDDSFEYDVAIIKLPTPIKLDGKAKLVALASSNSAVQTGSVAVVTGWGYTTVSGSASSNLQTLKAPVVDQNTCRKIFATQHKDVTKAMLCAGSMQGGQGSCQGDSGGPLVLNGVQIGVVSWGAIECARQGYPGVYTRVSEVRSWIDAKLKREK; the protein is encoded by the exons ATGTGGCTCGTACTTCTCCTTGTTACCTTTGTTGCCGCGAATCCTTTGACACCGAGGATTATTGGCGGAACTTCGACGTCGATCGAGAAGTATCCGTATCAG GTGTCTATCCACTTTAATGGGAAGTTTATATGCGGAGGTTCCATAATCAGCTCGGACTGGGTGCTAACGGCGGCGCATTGTGTCTATGG ACGCGCACCCTCGGCTTTCCAAATTCGTACCAAGAGCACCTACAATAATCAAGATGGCACCGTGATCACCGGAATACGGAAGATCATTCCTCACGAATTGTACGATGACGATTCGTTCGAGTACGACGTTGCTATCATTAAG CTACCGACACCGATAAAGCTAGATGGTAAAGCAAAACTGGTCGCGTTGGCGTCTTCCAACAGCGCGGTGCAGACCGGAAGCGTCGCTGTAGTGACGGGATGGGGCTATACGACG GTTAGTGGCTCCGCCTCGAGTAACTTGCAAACCCTGAAGGCTCCCGTCGTTGATCAAAACACGTGCAGGAAGATCTTCGCCACTCAGCACAAGGACGTGACGAAGGCGATGCTATGCGCCGGCAGTATGCAAGGCGGTCAAGGCAGTTGTCAG GGAGACTCGGGAGGTCCTCTGGTACTCAACGGCGTTCAAATTGGTGTTGTATCCTGGGGCGCCATCGAATGCGCCAGACAAGGATATCCTGGAGTATACACGCGAGTGTCCGAGGTACGATCTTGGATAGACGCAAAgctgaaaagagaaaaatga